One Leptospira kirschneri serovar Cynopteri str. 3522 CT DNA segment encodes these proteins:
- a CDS encoding LIC_10907 family protein — protein MLKWYDPAELEDFLGSLPKFRAKLRLASEYKNRQEKVPKELRYIILIQKLYLQKKVLLRRNEWMKGELRSIFSEKVQIESEFKVLEKLLKEIRNENADLICG, from the coding sequence ATGTTGAAGTGGTATGATCCGGCAGAATTAGAGGATTTTTTAGGTTCATTGCCTAAATTTAGAGCGAAACTTCGACTTGCGTCCGAATATAAAAATCGCCAAGAAAAAGTGCCAAAAGAACTCAGATATATCATTTTGATTCAAAAATTGTATCTGCAAAAGAAAGTACTTTTAAGGCGAAACGAATGGATGAAAGGGGAATTAAGAAGTATTTTCTCGGAAAAGGTCCAAATAGAGAGTGAATTTAAAGTTCTAGAAAAACTATTAAAAGAAATACGGAATGAAAATGCAGATTTGATTTGTGGTTAA
- a CDS encoding FecR family protein — translation MKDKILSGDKPVLFLLIFNIVLFTGVFIYDYTRYGYQGSQKVIGTILYKSNTTRRKYDSEVVWKEIEVGSSVQNRDTILTSEGSQAKIKLLDGSEIMIAENSMIFIDYLDNRANLEISAGGLQITRKADNKENTSSLGIRSGDGVLKLVEGVVNVEKKKNQRTLDYAILSGAVKPDPSNPFPMPPKKSLNGFEKLFPGSENIQTVKSIQAAASAANSNLPTNTNSATNPGSLGTSLSGSNTTPSIKSENTTTKSQNAGTDLQSKPGLKTERMGSSGNKTSVSDQNESNLKPDYDPGDYIKKQKYEHKVQEKSDSPAVHQNKTEFKPSESTQAPSKSGRSSFPDVKKQKQNREWTPEELLRQEKEKRRREREDKEQREFLRM, via the coding sequence ATGAAAGATAAAATTCTTTCAGGCGACAAACCGGTTTTATTTCTTCTTATATTTAATATCGTATTGTTTACGGGAGTATTTATATATGATTATACTCGATACGGATATCAAGGTTCTCAAAAAGTAATTGGAACCATTCTTTATAAATCGAATACAACTCGAAGAAAATATGATTCCGAAGTGGTCTGGAAAGAAATTGAAGTGGGGAGTTCCGTCCAAAATAGGGATACAATTTTAACTTCGGAGGGTTCTCAAGCAAAGATTAAACTTTTAGATGGAAGCGAGATTATGATCGCTGAAAACTCAATGATCTTTATAGACTATTTGGACAATCGTGCCAATTTAGAAATTTCCGCAGGTGGTTTACAGATTACAAGAAAAGCGGATAATAAAGAGAATACTTCTTCTTTAGGAATTCGTTCCGGTGACGGAGTGTTAAAACTTGTAGAAGGGGTTGTAAACGTAGAAAAGAAAAAGAATCAAAGAACTCTGGATTACGCGATTCTTTCCGGAGCTGTTAAACCTGATCCTAGCAATCCTTTTCCAATGCCACCTAAAAAATCTTTAAACGGATTTGAGAAGTTATTTCCTGGATCGGAGAATATTCAAACTGTTAAATCCATTCAAGCAGCCGCTTCTGCTGCAAATTCTAATCTACCAACTAACACGAATTCGGCGACTAATCCAGGTTCCCTCGGAACTTCTTTATCAGGTTCTAATACTACCCCGTCTATAAAATCTGAAAATACTACAACAAAATCACAAAACGCGGGAACAGATTTACAGTCTAAACCTGGTTTAAAAACAGAACGGATGGGTTCATCCGGAAATAAAACGTCTGTTTCCGATCAAAACGAAAGTAATTTGAAACCGGATTATGATCCGGGAGATTATATTAAAAAACAAAAATATGAACATAAGGTTCAGGAGAAATCCGATTCTCCCGCAGTTCACCAAAATAAAACCGAGTTTAAACCATCCGAGTCGACTCAGGCGCCATCTAAGAGTGGTAGATCTTCCTTTCCGGACGTAAAAAAACAAAAACAAAATCGGGAATGGACCCCTGAAGAATTACTTCGGCAAGAAAAAGAAAAACGTAGAAGAGAAAGAGAAGATAAAGAACAAAGAGAATTTTTGCGAATGTAA
- a CDS encoding LIC10906 family membrane protein, with product MNNLNHLIPVLAGFLHLFFGMYVFSLKPRQKLQTLFLFMNICMALWLCIQGLRGLFPLEYRNFGLNITFLPMSIATFIYYLLCKKMENPDQKISIWIQGAGLIGFLYFTWASLNQKMVVLGDPNTFVFDFSLNYHLIITFSAFWVVLSAWTILKRMLVKRGNDKVRLFFILLGSMFAYPITLVFIYFLPFLGIYKAYLSSLGLSIGSICWAVAILHYDAFKIKAGLIQGQRISFINRLASKPFLTLMGKLDPMRFIQKSSKEKEELTKQILIQDFYLAENTGEISVDERAKILSRRFGKYFK from the coding sequence ATGAACAATCTTAACCATTTAATTCCAGTTTTAGCGGGATTTCTCCATTTGTTTTTTGGAATGTATGTCTTTAGTTTAAAACCAAGACAAAAGCTACAAACTTTATTCCTGTTCATGAATATATGTATGGCTCTTTGGCTCTGCATCCAAGGCCTTAGAGGATTATTTCCTCTTGAATACCGTAATTTCGGATTAAACATAACGTTCCTTCCGATGTCCATTGCAACTTTTATCTATTATCTTCTTTGCAAGAAGATGGAAAATCCGGATCAGAAAATTTCGATTTGGATACAAGGTGCGGGTTTGATCGGGTTTCTTTATTTCACTTGGGCTTCTTTGAATCAGAAAATGGTCGTACTGGGTGATCCGAACACTTTCGTTTTCGATTTTAGTTTGAACTACCATTTGATCATCACCTTTTCGGCTTTTTGGGTTGTTTTGTCTGCTTGGACAATTTTAAAGAGAATGTTGGTTAAAAGAGGGAATGATAAGGTAAGACTTTTTTTTATTTTACTCGGTTCCATGTTTGCCTATCCAATAACTTTAGTATTCATTTATTTTCTGCCTTTTTTAGGAATTTATAAAGCCTACTTATCTTCTTTGGGCCTTTCTATTGGATCGATTTGTTGGGCGGTTGCAATTTTGCACTATGACGCTTTTAAAATTAAAGCTGGGTTGATTCAAGGTCAGAGAATTTCTTTTATTAACCGCTTGGCTTCCAAACCTTTTTTGACGTTGATGGGCAAGTTGGATCCAATGCGGTTTATTCAAAAAAGTTCTAAGGAAAAAGAAGAACTCACAAAACAAATTCTCATCCAGGATTTTTACCTTGCTGAAAATACAGGTGAGATATCGGTCGATGAAAGAGCTAAAATACTCTCTAGACGATTCGGTAAATATTTTAAGTAA